A genomic segment from Clostridium pasteurianum BC1 encodes:
- a CDS encoding PTS sugar transporter subunit IIB — translation MIKVKNKIQLTRVDNRLVHGQIAVIWRAYLRANLILVPDDNVMKNKMLMELMKMTTRASGANVIFCYVKDIKQIVDNVNNEKVFIVCRTPQIARQLVDSEINIVEISVGNMYNTNGKRLLASNVYVDNNDLKDIEYIKAKGVDIYIQDMPNTKKIKL, via the coding sequence GATTAGTTCATGGACAGATAGCGGTTATTTGGAGAGCTTATTTACGTGCCAATCTTATTTTAGTTCCAGATGATAATGTTATGAAAAATAAAATGCTGATGGAATTAATGAAGATGACAACACGAGCCTCAGGAGCAAATGTTATCTTCTGCTATGTAAAAGATATAAAACAGATAGTAGATAATGTAAATAATGAAAAGGTTTTTATTGTTTGTAGAACTCCACAAATTGCAAGGCAGCTTGTAGACAGTGAAATAAATATCGTAGAAATTAGTGTTGGCAACATGTATAATACCAACGGAAAAAGACTACTAGCATCTAATGTTTATGTGGATAATAACGATTTAAAAGATATTGAATATATAAAAGCAAAGGGAGTGGACATATATATTCAAGATATGCCTAATACAAAAAAAATAAAGTTATAG